A part of Paenibacillus donghaensis genomic DNA contains:
- a CDS encoding glycosyl hydrolase family 28 protein, which translates to MDKINIYTAPSGAVSKDDFRVFVRNSGRPWEQLFVYEVKVDMHHVRQSSMVYFDMEGQVEVKVDSIKRPIHEAVIRPLSASIPFEHTDQSIIFTLDRPQKLSIEINGDRFYNLHLFANPCEEDAPSPVDANVLLINPAIHRTEDIYRMMATPKIEGGQAPDTIYFAPGMHYLEETLLNIPSGKTVYIAGGAIVVGSLVCDRVKDVTIRGRGILYLSDFHRFSAFRGIRIVFSEKIVVEGIIALDPPHYSIYLGQSHYVDIRNFKSFSTRGWSDGIDMMSCSHINIEDVFLRTSDDCIAIYGSRWDFNGDTRHISVRNSVFWADVAHPLMIGTHGNHRGNGDTISDILFDNIDILEHHEPQFNYMGAMAINAGDYNTVRDVVYRNIRIEHFELGRLIDLRVIFNKAYNPVPGYRIENIYFEDITYHGETKNYSQIFGYDDERTINNVRFTRLTVNDKLILRPEQGMIEINDFVKGVSFEA; encoded by the coding sequence ATGGATAAAATCAATATTTATACTGCCCCCTCAGGCGCAGTGAGCAAGGATGATTTTAGGGTCTTTGTAAGGAATTCCGGGCGTCCTTGGGAACAGTTATTTGTTTATGAAGTTAAAGTGGATATGCATCATGTCCGGCAGTCATCTATGGTGTACTTTGATATGGAGGGGCAGGTGGAAGTAAAGGTAGACAGCATTAAGCGGCCAATTCATGAAGCGGTTATTCGTCCATTATCTGCGAGTATTCCATTTGAGCACACGGATCAAAGCATTATATTTACCTTGGATCGGCCACAGAAACTATCGATAGAGATTAACGGAGATCGATTTTATAATTTACATCTTTTCGCTAATCCTTGTGAAGAAGATGCACCAAGCCCAGTTGATGCAAATGTCCTTCTGATTAATCCAGCCATACACCGAACGGAAGATATTTATCGCATGATGGCAACCCCAAAAATTGAAGGAGGCCAGGCACCGGACACCATCTATTTTGCTCCCGGGATGCATTATTTGGAGGAGACTTTGCTGAATATACCCTCAGGGAAAACCGTATATATTGCTGGCGGTGCTATCGTCGTAGGCTCACTTGTTTGTGATCGCGTTAAAGATGTCACCATACGTGGCAGAGGAATACTATATTTATCTGATTTTCATCGCTTCTCTGCTTTTCGTGGTATACGAATTGTCTTCTCAGAGAAGATAGTGGTAGAGGGGATCATCGCGCTCGATCCTCCGCACTATAGCATTTACTTAGGACAATCTCATTATGTCGACATCCGAAATTTCAAATCCTTCAGTACACGGGGATGGTCCGATGGCATTGATATGATGTCCTGCTCACATATTAATATTGAAGATGTATTTCTGCGTACATCGGATGATTGTATTGCTATATATGGGTCGCGATGGGATTTTAATGGTGATACCAGGCATATTAGCGTGCGTAATTCAGTATTTTGGGCGGATGTTGCTCATCCTCTAATGATTGGAACTCATGGCAACCACCGCGGAAATGGTGATACCATTTCTGATATCCTCTTTGACAACATCGATATTCTAGAGCATCATGAACCTCAATTTAATTATATGGGAGCAATGGCAATTAATGCTGGAGATTATAATACCGTCAGAGATGTGGTGTATCGAAATATTCGCATCGAACATTTTGAACTAGGCAGACTAATTGACCTAAGAGTTATTTTTAATAAGGCTTATAATCCTGTTCCAGGTTACCGAATTGAAAATATTTATTTTGAGGATATAACGTATCATGGTGAAACCAAAAATTATAGTCAAATTTTTGGATACGATGATGAACGAACAATTAATAATGTGAGGTTCACTCGACTTACAGTAAATGATAAATTAATTCTCCGGCCTGAACAAGGAATGATTGAGATTAATGACTTTGTCAAAGGGGTATCTTTCGAAGCTTGA
- a CDS encoding zinc-binding alcohol dehydrogenase family protein, which produces MKGIVCEEVGKFIFRDDLEEPVLEAGQAIVQIRRIGICGTDLHAYQGNQPYFSYPRVLGHELAGIIDAIGGNEAGLHQGDQVSIVPYMHCGECSACRSGKTNCCKNMKVFGVHIDGGMRERVSIPIDHLIKTEGLTLDQSAMLEPLAIGAHAVRRSGISAGDTALVIGAGPIGLGVMALARYAGAKVIAMDVNEERLAFCKSWAKSEYTLNALLRPKEQLAELTEGNLASVVIDATGNAKSMTDAFGLVAHGGSLVYVGLVKSDITFSDPDFHSREMTLMGSRNATKEDFDRVLDAISSGYIEMNGYITHRTAFGGMISEFENWLKPESKVIKALVEVGD; this is translated from the coding sequence ATGAAAGGTATTGTCTGTGAGGAAGTGGGCAAGTTTATTTTCCGAGATGATCTAGAGGAGCCTGTACTTGAAGCAGGACAGGCGATTGTGCAAATCCGCCGTATAGGCATTTGCGGAACAGATCTGCATGCTTATCAGGGTAATCAACCTTATTTCAGCTATCCGCGTGTGCTGGGCCATGAGCTGGCTGGAATAATTGACGCAATTGGGGGAAATGAAGCCGGACTACATCAGGGAGATCAGGTCAGCATTGTACCTTATATGCACTGCGGCGAGTGTTCGGCTTGTCGCAGCGGCAAAACGAACTGCTGCAAGAACATGAAGGTGTTCGGTGTTCATATCGATGGGGGCATGCGTGAACGCGTTTCCATTCCCATAGACCATCTGATTAAGACAGAGGGCTTAACTCTGGATCAGTCTGCGATGCTGGAACCCTTGGCAATCGGTGCACATGCGGTCCGCCGCTCGGGGATTTCGGCAGGCGATACGGCTCTGGTTATCGGCGCAGGTCCCATCGGGCTTGGTGTAATGGCTCTAGCCCGATATGCCGGAGCAAAGGTAATCGCGATGGATGTGAATGAGGAACGGCTTGCTTTCTGTAAATCCTGGGCTAAGTCAGAGTATACGTTAAATGCGCTGCTGCGGCCCAAGGAGCAGCTCGCGGAACTCACAGAAGGCAATTTGGCATCTGTCGTCATTGATGCTACAGGGAATGCCAAGTCTATGACAGATGCTTTCGGCCTAGTGGCGCATGGTGGTTCGCTCGTGTATGTCGGACTCGTCAAAAGCGATATTACCTTTAGCGATCCAGATTTTCACAGCCGTGAAATGACCTTAATGGGCAGCCGAAATGCGACCAAGGAAGATTTTGACCGGGTGCTGGATGCAATTTCCTCAGGATATATCGAAATGAACGGCTACATTACACACCGCACTGCATTTGGGGGAATGATCAGCGAATTCGAAAATTGGCTAAAACCGGAGTCCAAGGTAATTAAGGCGCTGGTTGAGGTTGGAGATTGA
- a CDS encoding aldo/keto reductase, with product MKYRKLGNTGLEVSALSFGASSLGSVFHQTDDHESVRTVHAAIDAGINYIDVSPYYGLNKAETVLGKAVGQLPRDKFLLSSKAGRYGQDSFDFSGARIFSSVEESLARLHTDYLDILFLHDIEFVPARIILEEAVPALHKLKEQGKIRFCGISGLPLQLFETLLPQIEADAILSYCHYSLNDNSLLNLLPLLNQRGVGLVNASPLSMGLLSTRETADWHPASRELKLVCRKAAEYCAAQGADIAKLAIQYSTEHEDIPTTLVSTANPDNIIKNAAWTDEPLDRVLLKEVLGILEPFHNDTWVSGRPEYNGQLALGEGSGTV from the coding sequence ATGAAATACCGTAAATTAGGAAATACAGGGCTGGAGGTTTCCGCACTCAGCTTCGGCGCATCTTCGCTAGGCTCCGTGTTCCATCAGACAGATGATCATGAGAGCGTACGAACGGTACATGCGGCTATTGATGCAGGCATTAATTATATCGATGTATCGCCTTATTATGGGTTGAACAAGGCGGAGACTGTGCTGGGCAAAGCAGTCGGGCAGCTGCCGCGCGATAAGTTTCTGCTCTCTTCTAAGGCAGGACGTTATGGTCAGGACAGCTTCGATTTCAGTGGAGCAAGAATCTTCAGCAGTGTAGAAGAGAGCCTGGCGCGTTTGCATACGGATTATTTGGATATTCTGTTCCTGCATGATATAGAGTTCGTACCGGCCCGGATTATTCTAGAAGAGGCTGTACCAGCGCTTCACAAGCTGAAGGAACAGGGAAAGATCCGCTTCTGCGGAATTAGCGGCTTACCGCTGCAGTTATTCGAAACACTGCTTCCACAGATTGAAGCGGATGCCATTCTATCCTATTGTCATTATTCTTTAAATGATAATTCGCTTCTAAATCTTCTGCCGCTGTTGAATCAAAGAGGCGTGGGGCTGGTCAATGCTTCGCCGCTGTCCATGGGACTGCTGAGCACCCGTGAGACAGCTGATTGGCATCCGGCAAGCCGGGAACTGAAACTAGTTTGCCGGAAGGCCGCAGAATACTGCGCCGCTCAAGGTGCTGATATCGCGAAGCTGGCGATTCAATATTCAACGGAGCATGAAGACATTCCAACTACACTGGTGAGTACGGCCAATCCGGACAATATCATCAAGAATGCTGCCTGGACGGACGAGCCGCTCGATAGAGTGTTGCTTAAGGAAGTACTGGGAATTCTGGAACCGTTCCATAACGACACTTGGGTGAGTGGACGGCCTGAATATAATGGACAGCTTGCCCTAGGTGAAGGGAGTGGTACCGTATAA